Below is a genomic region from Fusarium oxysporum Fo47 chromosome VIII, complete sequence.
GTACGGAAAGAACCAAATCCTATCCCACCAGAGATAGCGACGTTTCTTTGCTCCATCTTTGTGAGCGTTGTGGTGAACAACCACGGGAATGGCAGTGGAGTAGAAATCGGCGTACACAGGCATGTCTCCCCAGTCTGCTGGATCCTGAAGGATCTGGTTCAGTGGGTTTGTAAAAGATTGTATATCTTCTGGCACACCGTCTAGTCTTGGCTCGATGCCGAGAGATACTGACTTTTCAGCAATACCAGTCTCGTTATTCAGCGCAATGATCTCGCCATCTTGTTCCTCGAAGACAGTTGGAATGAACAGATTCTGCATATAGTCCAGTCCGACATGATACTCAAAGTCGCTATGCATAACATCGAAGCTCTTGTCCTTTTGAGACACGGTATTCTTGCGAAGCCAGCGACGCCAGATTTCTTGTTCCGCAAAGATCTCACCGAATATTCCTTGATCGCTGTACAAGTCTTTGCCATTCACCAAACCTCTCTGCATTCGCTCATGCACGCGACGAAAGTATTTTCTCATATCGCCAACAGGACCAATCATGCTCCCGCTATTGAGATATTTCGGTCGTACATCATGGAATACGTTAGGGTCTTTGTCGGTATTCGGTCCGTAGAGGTCTTTACGAGCTTGGCTTTCGGGGAGCTGATCGCAGTGGAGGACGGAGCCTGATGATGGCGGAGGGAAGCATTTCTTTTGGGCTGAAACGATGATGGTCTGTTCCATTGGAGGTTTGCATCGACGGTTCCATTGTGACGCCAGTCGTTGGTTAGCTTGACGGTTTGCTTCGTGATATCGCTTGAGGAGGACCTCTGGCGGAAGCTGGAACCAAACGTCATACGAATCCGTCAGTACAACTATATCATTCTCCTCGAGTCTATTCTCGTCCGAAGTGTCGGCCTTCGAAACGCTATCAAGATACTCCAGAGTACCTGTAATCTTTGCGAGGTGAGACCCTCCCTTCCAACCTTTAGACTTATCGTACGTCTTACCCCAGTTCACAATAACTGGAGCTGGATACCCTAATGCCAACGCACTGGTGATGACTTTGCATAAATCGTGGTCTGGGTTATTGGCAGGGAGGACTATACTAAGCCGTCGATCCTTTGAAGGAAGCTTGGCAATGTCCTGCTGAGGGTACGTCTCATAGGCCTGGCCAGCCGCAACCTCTCCGGCCAAGAATGCGCGGCCCTGGTTACATTAGCATTGGCGTTGGGGGCTCTTTTCTCGCCTTACCTTTAGGGAGGTGAGTGCTAGGAGGCCAGGGAAAATGAGGAGAGCGGCGATGAGGATTAGAATTGTCTTAAGGGGGAGACGAAGAATGCGTTTTGCGAAGAGCTGGAGGCTTGAACCATTCTTCTCGGGGGTGACAGCATCTTCAAGACTGCTGCTGGAATCAACCCGTTTGTAGCCTTGAGGCCATATCTGGGGGATCATTTGGCGTAGAGTATTCATGTTGTACGTTTAACAAATAACATAAACGAAATGCTAAGTTATTTCGGGGGAAATCCCTGATATATAAACAACTCATCACATTATTTTATTCCTGCATCGCCACAGCAGGAACAAATCTCCGCATATCTTGGCAACTAATACAGTGACGGTTCACTACTTGGCGTCAGCACATATCAACGCAACACAGCAGAAACTGGCAATAAGCAGGAAATTATAAAACCTTCACCGTCCAATTAGATGCCCCTGGTGCCATGACCCTTCCTTGGCTATGCCGAACGTCCCGAGCACGCCGCTCAATGGTGGAGGCTACCCCATGCGCCCTCGTAGCATCCCGCCTAGCGTCTTGGTATACATCAAAAGAGTAGAATAGGATCTCGCTTGGAGTAAATGACGCGGTTAAACGACTCTTGCGTTTCGTCTTCTGGTGTCTTTGGGCTGGTATGCCTCGTGGTCAATCCCATGTGTACCCCATTTTCTCCACCATCGATTTCCGTAGGATAATCCTTTGCTACGACTCCAATGGTTGTTTGGTGTTTTTCGCACCTTTTTCCGCCCGTGAGTGCCTGTTCTATAATTAGATATTGTTGAAGTCGAGATGAGATACGTACATCTTCTgttgtttctctttgttcGAGTTGTAAATTGGTTGCACTCCGCACAGTACTTTCGATCACCCATCCAACCCCGTAATCTCATAAACAAAGGACATGAAATGCATGCGCAATGCTTCTTGCAGTATGAAACATTGCAGACTGGATGATCATTTGGGTACGTTCGACATCTGTAGCAGACTTTGCGCCCTCTGTATTCATGGCGTCTGAAGCGATGGCCGGTTGGGAAGTAGATGACTTCTTGCTCTCTAGCGCCGTCGCAACCTGGCCGGCGGGGAATGTTGTTGTGATAAGGATCTCGGCATTCTGAAGGGACGTCGGGGGTTGGACCAAGTTGATCGACCCATGTAAGATTAGGTTTGCTGGGGATGAGTGGTGTGACGAGATTTCGCATATCAGGGCCAGTTAATGAGAGGCAGACTAGGTCGTTTCTGGAGCAGAAGTTTAGGATCTCGAGTTTGAGCTCTGGGGGGAACTTGTGAAAGAGAGTGAAGGGTTCCGGAGATGCTGACATGATGTCAGATGCGGCTGAATAGAGAAGGTAAATTTGGTTGGTATTGAGTATCTAAgtatgatgaaggagaaaagCTGAGATATTTAtgagtcttgttctttgtGCTACATACTCCAATCTCGATTGTCGCAAGGCATCTTAGGCAGCCTTTCACAGACTCCGCAAGTCAGTCACGTGTGGCGTGTCAGCCTCGAAATGTGGGGATTCTGCCTGATTTACCGCCAAATGAGAGCAGAACTACCTTTTGCCTTGTGTTTTTTGGCCACTTGCTTGGAGGTTAAATTAACTTTATCTTTCCGAAAAATCAAATCAAATACTGTCACAAAATAGACTTTGGAGTTAAAGGGGACACCAAACGAACTCTCACTTATGTCAAAGCCTACAATGAATACAGCACCAAACGTGTCAGAAGGTTTTCTAACGTGATGCAGTCCCCTTTCCCATGCCACTTCGTGCACCCATGTTGTCAATCGcttttcatctcatcttaCAGCTAAAGTTTTGTGCTCGCGGCAATCAAACTCTCATCAAAGTTTACGCTCCTTGAGTAGTAGAGCCGTTACGAGCGTGATCCcggagaagagaatggagagTCCTGATTCGTTAGTCACCTCCTGGCAAGGGGACATGCACTTACCGTGGCCATACTCGATTCCTCTGATATAACCTTCGATCAGTACCTTTCGAATGGGCTCGGAAGCTTCGTCGATGTACGAGACACTCTCTGCGGCTTTTCGAATGACCTAGAAACTTAGCAGGCTTCACAAATGCAGTGAAATGACTCACCTCGTCAATAAAGCGTTGAGACTTTCCGAGATCACTGAGGTTCTGTTGAATGTCGTGTCTGAGAAGTCCTTGGATGGTTGCGCTGGTACCAGCCATGCCAACTACTGAACCCAAAGTTACAGCGAGGAAGattccagaagaagctgcTGCTTTGTCTTTGGGATCAATGGAAGCTTGGAGAGCGATAAAGGCAGCACTTTGAGCGATGCCCATTCCCAGGCCCCTGAATGGTTAGCATAAGAATCCAGAAGATAGGGGCACGTACCCTGGGAAGACGTAGAGTGACTCCAGCCAATTGGTCTGTCCGTGCCAGCGCAGCAGCATCAGAGTGTAACTCGTGATTGATGAAACAGCcgagaagatgatgagtgCCCTGTACCGACCAGTTCTCTTGATGATCAAGCCTGTTGCTATGCCTCCGACCGTGTTTCCGATGACTGCGGGGAATAAATGAGCGCCGGCGACTGTACTCGATACACGCTGAGTAACCTGGAAGTAGATGGGGACGGTATACATCATCTGGTCGGTTAGTATCTGGAGTACACGGCGGTGGGCGACATACTCCAAGTTGTGCAGCTGCTTGACCAAACGCAATCAGATACGTCTTTGTGACATCGCCACTTCTGAGTAAGCGAAGAGGGAAGATTGGTTCCTTGGCCCAGCGTGACTCTACAAGTACGAAAGCAACTGAGAGAATCACACCAGCGGCAGCGAGAATTGGCACGAGGGGATGACTCCATGGAATCTTCTGGCCGCCAATCTCAAGGGGAACCATGAAAGCGAGAACAGAGCCACCCAAAAGCAGAGCTCCAAGTGCGTCGATCCTTTTGATGCGCTCGAGTGTCGCGCCCTCGGTCTGTGTTGTAGAGGGGAGGAGGATGGCGGCGATGATCATGGATACAGCAAAAATTGGCGATTGTCCGAGGAATGACCTACTCTGTCAGTATGGGCTGTTGAATGAGCGATAGACTCACCATCTCCAGCCGATTGTATCAGCGAGAAAGCCTCCAAGCGGACCACCAATGCTACGGCCGACGGTGGCGATGACATTCATGTAGCTTTGCCATGAGGCAACTTCTCGGAGAGGTGCGAGTTCTAATGGTCAGCTTGGAACGGAGGATAAAGGGGCGTCGTACCAGTTATGATGACTGATGCCATTGTAGTCATTCCTGCACCTCCAGATCCAGAGATTACGCGACCTAGGATGACCTGCCACATTGACTGGCCAGCGCCTCTGAATCTTGTTAGAACGAGGCTATGCGGATGGACATAGACTTACACGAGGGCACTGAAATTGTTAGCCAGAGATTCAAGTGAGACCAGTGTCGGGTGCGGTCTGGACTCACCATCCAACAGCAAACAGTCCATAGCAGAAGATCAATATTGTCTTTCGTCCAAAGATATCGCTCAGTTTGCCGTACTACTCAATTAGCCCAACTCGCCCCCAGAATGACTTTACGTACAATCGTCTGCGATGCTGCACTAGCCAACATGAAGCTGATAAATAGCCAACTCGAATCCTGAAGCTTGCCAAACTCGGACGCAATCACCGGATGAGTCGCCAGTACCAATGAGCCATCGGCATTGGAAGTAAAGATACCTGAATTGTTAGCTCGGAATCACAATGTCGGAAAGACTCACCAATCAGCAACGCGACAACTACCCTCGCGATAAACGCATGGCTATACGTTTTCGGCTCGTCGGGGCTGTTCCTCTCGACATCCGAGACCTCGGGAGGTATCTCCGGTATCAAGGGAGTCGTCTCTGTCGCGTTAATTCTGGTCATTTTGACGCGCTTGACTTGAGAAAATGATAGTGAAAGATTTACTTTTGATTTTCTATTTAAATCTCCGATATCGTCGTTATCGTAGACGTGATTTCGGATCAAAGCACATCATCGCTGATCCACTCCGCGGAATTGGATGCACTGACTGGGTGAGGCATATAGACACGGGAAGTGGGCAGAGACATATAAAAGCCATAACCCATACTCTCTCACCATTGAACATGAAATAGTTCTCGTATTCTGCCTGCTCCAAGTTCAAGTCGGTTGAGACAACCCCACCGGTTCATGTGCCGCACCTCCGCACGGACTGAGCAGGACGAGGCTCTTTTGGGACTGATATCATGAACCCTGCCAGCAGATCATTTCTATCGTTTCTCTTTGTCTATACAAATACAACACTAGCTAGTCCATGCGTCAAGACCAACAGCCAGTCTCACTATCCCCAATTCGCAAATCATGAACTTTCACTTTGCTTTAACTGGGCCGACCAATCCTGACTCATCAATCAAGACTAAAATGTGGATCCGCCCTTTCTGAACATGTCCGAGACTTCGCCGTAAACTCATCGTAACCCCATGACCTCCAAattccatcaacaccaacatggCACAGCAAGCAGATCCAGCCAGTGATCTTTTTATCGACTTTGCAGACTTTCAAAATGCTGCAGAGGCTGAAACTATCTCCCCTGGCATTCTGCAGACATCGACGGCTCCTCCAAAAATCGGTAATCGCTTTTCATCCGAGTCTGTCAAGATTTTGAGGAATTGGTTCGCTGCGCATGAAAGGCATCCGTATCCTACTATTCAAGATGTCCAGGATCTCCAAGAGCAGACGAGTCTAAATCGACAGCAGGTTACGAATTGGTTTGCGAATGCGAGGCGGAGAGCAAAGGTTCATTTATCACGGCCAACATCGCCAATGTTTCGGAATGATGATTCGGGG
It encodes:
- a CDS encoding major facilitator superfamily domain-containing protein; amino-acid sequence: MTRINATETTPLIPEIPPEVSDVERNSPDEPKTYSHAFIARVVVALLIGIFTSNADGSLVLATHPVIASEFGKLQDSSWLFISFMLASAASQTISRPHPTLVSLESLANNFSALVGAGQSMWQVILGRVISGSGGAGMTTMASVIITELAPLREVASWQSYMNVIATVGRSIGGPLGGFLADTIGWRWSFLGQSPIFAVSMIIAAILLPSTTQTEGATLERIKRIDALGALLLGGSVLAFMVPLEIGGQKIPWSHPLVPILAAAGVILSVAFVLVESRWAKEPIFPLRLLRSGDVTKTYLIAFGQAAAQLGTNWLESLYVFPGGLGMGIAQSAAFIALQASIDPKDKAAASSGIFLAVTLGSVVGMAGTSATIQGLLRHDIQQNLSDLGKSQRFIDEVIRKAAESVSYIDEASEPIRKVLIEGYIRGIEYGHGKCMSPCQEWHGKGDCITLENLLTRLVLYSL